Within Schaalia sp. HMT-172, the genomic segment CAAGAGAATCACCAGCCATCTGAGCCATACGTTGCAATCCCCCGTGTGGTGTCGGAGACGCGATTTTTCTACACGGCAGCACATCTGAGTGAAGACGTCATCGCCGGTGACAAGGTATACACAGCTCTTGATCCCGATGGATTCCTCTTCGCAATAATTAGCTCTTCGATGTTCATGTCCTGGCAGAAGCTCGTCGGTGGACGCCTGAAGTCTGATCTCAACTTCTCGAACAAAATCGTCTGGAACACCCTGCCGCTGCCCGAGGTCTCTGACAAGCAGCGCGCCGCCATCATCGCGGCCGGCCAGGGCATCCTGGAGGCCCGCGCCGAGCAGCCGGGGGCGAGCCTGGCCGACATGTACAACCCGCTGGCGATGGCCCCGAGCCTGCTCAAGGCTCACCGCATCCTCGATCGCGCGGTCGACCGAGCTTTCGGGGCGCGCAAGGCCCTGGAAACGAACGAACAGCGCCTCACGATTCTCTTCAAGCGCTACCAGGAGATGACGGCGACAGAAAACTGATCGCACGTTTTCGACCGAGGTACCCACGGATAGAGAAGTGGGCGGGCCGCGCCTTCGCGCAGCCCGCCCACCTCTACAACAGCACTCAGTGCTTGGCGACGCTCACGGCAAGCTTGTCGCCGGCCTCGACCGTCGCAGACAGCGCGAGGGTCTCGGCGGCGATCATGTCGCGCCAGGCCTCCACGTCCGCCACGTGATCGGCGGGAACCGTCAGCGACAGGTCGATGCGGTCCGCGATGTGCAAGCCAGCGTTCTTACGCTCATCCTGAACGGCGCGCACGACGTCGCGGGCGTAACCCTCGGCCTCGAGCTCGGGGGTCAGCTCCGTATCGAGCACCACGAAAGTACCCGACGCCAGCACGTCCGCGACCTGGCCCTCGGCGGCGTCCACCGAGGTGGACACCGAGAACATGTCGCCCGTGAGCACCAGCGGCGCCCCATCCAGCTCGACGGAAGCGAAACGGCACGCACCATCGTCCATGAGCTCCCACTCGCCCGCCTTCTGCGCCTTGAACAGCTGGCTCGTCAGCTTACGAACCGCCGGTTCGAAGGCACGCGGGTTCAGCGCCAGCTCGGTGCGGACGCTCAGGCCCGAGTCCTGCGGTGCAGAGAAGACCACGGACTTCACGTTCACCTCGGAGGCGATCAGGTCCGCGAAGGGCTCCAGTGCAGCGAAGTTCTCGGACACGACCAGCAGGGAGGCCAGCGGCTGGCGCACGCGCAGCTGATGCGTCTTGCGCAGCGCGTGGGCGGCCGACACGATGGAGCGAACCTCGTCCATGGCTGCGACCAGCTCGGGGGCGTCCACGGCCTCGTCGATGACCGGGAAGTCAACGAGGTGCACGGACTCGCCGCCCGTCAGGCCGCGCCAGATCTCCTCGCTCAGCAGCGGCAGCAGGGGCGCTGCCAACTCCATGAGCGTCACGAGAGCCGTGTACAGCGCGTCGAACGCTGCACTGTCCTCATCCCAGAAACGCTGACGCTGAGTACGAACGTACCAATTCGTCAGGATATCCAGGTAGTCGCGAACCGCCTCACACGCGCCGGCCACATCGTAGCTATCCAGGGCACCCCGCACGTCCTCAACGAGGGTACGGGTATGAGCCAGCAGGTAGCGATCCATCTGCGCCAACGCGGCCACGGCCTCGGGCGAAGAGAGGTCGACACGAGAGGCCTCGTAGCCCTCACCCTTGTTGCAGGCGCCCGCGTACAGCGTGAAGAAGTAGTACGTGTTCCAGATCGGCAGCAGCACCTGACGCACCGTGTCGCGGATCGACTCCTCCTTGACGATGAGGTTGCCGCCGCGTACGACCGGGCTCGACATGAGGAACCAACGCATCGCGTCGGAACCGTACTTGTTGAACACCTCTGCCACGTCTGGGTAGTTACGCAGCGACTTACTCATCTTCAGGCCGTCGTCACCCAGCACGATGCCGTGGGAGACGCAGGAACGGAACGCGGGACGGTCGAAGAGCGCGGTCGCCAGGACGTGCAGCGTGTAGAACCAGCCGCGCGTCTGACCGATGTACTCGACGATGAAGTCGCCCGGGTAGTGGTTCTCGAACCACTCCTGGTTCTCGAACGGGTAGTGCACCTGCGCGAAGGGCATCGAGCCGGACTCGAACCAGCAGTCGAACACGTCGGAGATACGACGCATCGTCGACTTGCCCGTCGGATCGTCCGGGTTCGGGCGCGTGAGCTGATCAATGAAAGGACGGTGGAAGTCCGTGACCTCCACGCCGAAGTCGGCCTCGAGCTCCGCGATCGAGCCGTAGACGTCCGTGCGCGGGTAGGCCGGATCGTCCGAGACCCACACGGGGATCGGCGCGCCCCAGAAGCGGTTACGCGAGATCGACCAGTCGCGGGCGCCCTCCAGCCACTTGCCGAAGATGCCGTCCTTGGTGTGCGCGGGGGTCCAGGTGATCTCCTGGTTGAGCTCCACCATGCGGTCGCGGATCTCGGTGACGCGGACGAACCACGAGGACACGGCCTTGTACATGAGGGGCTTGCGGCAGCGCCAGCAGTGCGGGTAGGAGTGCACGTAGGACTTCTCGCGCACCAGCACGGCGCGGATCTCGGGGGCGCGGCGCGCGATGGGGCCGCCCTGCTCGCGCAGGTCGGCGACCACGTAGCGGTTCGCGTCGAAGATCTGCATGCCCTCGTAGTCGCTCACCTCGGAGGTGAAGACGCCGCCCTCGTCGACGGGCAGGACCACGCCGATGCCGTACTCCATACACGTCCACATGTCGTCCTCACCGAAGGCGGGTGCCTGGTGGACGAGGCCGGTGCCGTCCGTGGTCGTCACGTAGTCGGCGGCGATGATGGACCAGCCGTTGGGGCCGGGGGCGGCGCCTTCAGCGCGGCGCTCGGGGGTGTCGAAGTAGTCGTAGATCGGGTGGTAGTGGATGCCCACCAGCTCGTGTCCCTTGTAGGTGGCCACGACGGTGGGTTCCTCGCCCAGCTCCTTGGCGTAGGCGGGGATCAGGTCGGTGGCGATGAGGACGCGCTCACCCGCGAGGTTGCCCTCGTGGTCGGCGGCCACCTCAACGAGGGAGTATTCGATCTGCGGGCCCACGGCGACGGCCGAGTTCGAGGGCAGGGTCCACGGCGTGGTCGTCCAGATGAGGGCCAGCTCGGGGCGCGCCGAGTCCTCGCGCAGCTTCTGCTCCAGGCGCAGACCCACCGTCACGGTGTTGTCGGTGCGGTCCTGGTACACGTCGTCGTCCATCTTGAGCTCGTGGTTGCTCAGCGGCGTGCGGTCGTTCCAGCAGTAGGGCAGGACGCGGTGGCCCTGGTAGGCCAGGTCCTTGTCGTAGAGCTGCTTGAAGGCCCAGATGACGGACTCCGTGTAGGACTTGTCCAGGGTCTTGTAGTCGTTCTCGAAGTCGACCCAACGTGCCTGGCGGGTGACGTATTCTTCCCATTCCTTCGTGTAGCGCAGGACGGAGGAGCGGCAGGCCGCATTGAACGCCTCGATGCCGATGCCACCTTCGCGGGTGATCTCGGTGACGTCCTCGATGCCGAGCTGACGCTGGGCCTCGAGCTCGGCGGGCAGGCCGTGGGTGTCCCAGCCGAAGCGGCGCTCGACGCGGTGGCCCTTCATGGTTTGGTAGCGGCCCACCACGTCCTTGACGTAGCCGGTCAGGAGGTGACCGTAGTGGGGCAGGCCGTTGGCGAAAGGCGGGCCGTCGTAGAACACGAATTCGTTGGAGCCGTTCTCGCCGGCGTCGCGCATCTCAATGGACTTGCGGAAGGTGTCGTTGCTGGCCCAGAACGCCAGGGTGCCCTCTTCCATCGTGGGGAAGGAAGGGCTGGGGTCCACCTCGTCTTGCCGGTGGCGGGGGTAGAAGCCGTGCTTCGTCATGAGTGTCCTCGTCTCGCGCCTGTACAGGGACGAGGACCGGCGTCGCCGGCACCCGCGGTACCACCCCGCTTGCCGCTCCCTCACCGGGCGCGGCCGCTTCGTTGGGGCTGTGTCGGGCCCTCCCGTCCGGTTCTACTGGAGGGGACGAGGCCGTGGCCGGCGCTCGCTGCCCTCTTTCTTCCGGATGCTCCCCGGTGATACCCCGCAAGCGGGCCGGATCGTAGCGAAAGTCCAGTGTAGCGAAGCGTCCGCTCACGCGCCCGGTGGGCGGGCGTCTGTCTGCCCACAGCGCAGCCCGCCTCCCCCACATGCCCGGCCACGGCCGCCTCGCACCGGCGCGCGTGCGCGGGGAGAGGGGACGCGGCCAGCGTCAATCGACGGGTGGAGCATGCACCGGCGCGCGTGCGCGGGGAGAGGGGAGCCCTGCACTAGAGTTGTGGGGTGAGCAAAACGGACACGAAACGCCCCGCGCGCCCCTGGGGTGCGCTCGTCGGCGCGTGCGTGATCGCCGCACTGCTGATCGTCTGGGCGATGCAGGGGTCCCTGTCGGGCGCGGGTGTGCCGGTCGGGCGGGCCGCGACGATTGCTGTCGGCATGACGCTACAGGCGATCCCCTTCCTGCTCCTGGGGGTCTTCGTCGCCGAGCTGATCGAGGCCTTCGTCTCCCCCTCCTTCATCGCGCGGGTCTTCCCGACCAATCCCCTCGCCTCGGTGCTGACCGCCCTTGTCGCGGCTTTCGCGCTGCCCGTGTGTGACTGTTCTGCCGTTCCGATTTTTCGTTCTCTGCTTCGTAAGGGCGTCCCCCTATCAGCGGCGACGACGCTCATGTTGGCCTCGCCCGCGATCAATCCGCTGGTGATCGCATCGACCCTCTACGCATTCGGGTCCTGGTCGCTGGTGGCCGCGCGCGTCGGAGCGTCCGTCGTCGTCGCCCTGTGCGTGGGCCTGTCCATGCTGGTCGCTCCCCCGACGGCGCTGCGCGAGGAGGGCCGTCCGGGCGCAGATCACGGGCCGGATGCGTGTTGCTGCGGGGACGGGTGCGAGCTGCCCGACCGGAGCATCTCTGGCGTGTTGGCGGCGACGGGGCGCTCCTTCGGGCGGATTCTGCCGTTCCTGCTGGGGGGCGTAGTGGCCTCGACGATGGCACAGGTGGCGTGGCCGGTGTCGTCGCTACTGTCGGGACTACCGGCGGTCGGCGCGTTGGCCCTCATGATGGGGGCCGGTTTCGCCCTGTCCCTGTGTTCGTCCTCTGACGCGGTGATCGCGCGGTCGTTGGCGTCGTTGGCGCCGACGGGGGCTCTGATGGGCTTTATGGTGTACGGGCCGATGATGGATGTGAAGAACGTGGCGCTGTTGGCCTCGCAGTTCCGGGGCGCGTTCGTGGCGCGCCTGTTTGTGACGGTGACGGTGGTTGCCGCCGTGGTGGTCGGCGGCGCCTGGTGGATGGGGGTCCTGTCGTGAAGCTCGTGGATCGCATCGCTCCGACGCTGGAGGCCCTCGCACTGGCTGGTTTGGGGGCGGCGCTGGTGTGGATGGCGCTGTCGGGTCGCTACGGCTCGTTCGTGCCGCCGTCGGCGCGCCTGGGGATCACCCTGTCGGGCGTCGCCTTGCTGGCGTGTTCGTTGGCGTTGTCGTCGCGTTTGGGCGCGGGCGAGGGTGGGCATGTCCATGGGTCCGCCTCGTCGCGCAGGGGCCTGACGCGCTGCGTCGTCGCGGTCCTGGCGGCTCTCATGCTCGTGCTCCCCTTCCACGTGTCTCCTTCGGAGTTGGCGTCGACGACGCTGAGCGCTCGCGCTGGCGATGCGGGGGACGAGGCTGGGGCAGGCACCGGGGAGCAGGCCGAGGAATCCCCCTCCGAGGAATCCCCCTCCAAGGAGCCCGCGAGCGCGGGAGCGGGCGCACAGTCGGCCGACCAGAGCGGGGGCCCGAGCGGTTCTGGCGCCCAGGCCTCGTCGGGCGGGACGTTGGAGCTGACGACGGAGAACTTCGCGGCGCAGATTGAGGAGCTGTCGTCTCAGGGGAAGGTGCACGACGGGCAGCGCGTGGAGCTGACGGGCTTCGTGATGAGCGAGGCGTCGGCGCGCGGCCAGGCGTCGATCCCGCGCCTGACGTCGGAGGAGAGTTTCGCCGTGGCGCGCATGGCGATCTGGTGTTGCGCGGCGGACGCATACGCGATCGGTTTTGCGGTGCGGTGGGATGGTCCGGTTCCCGCGGCGGACAGTTGGGTGCGCGTGAGTGGGACGCTGCGCGTGCGGGGCAATAAGGCGCTGATTATCGAGGCGGATTCGGTTGAGGTGACGAGCGCCCCGGATCCGGAGTTCGTCCTGCAGCAACGCTAACCCCATACTGTTATCCAGCTCACAGCTTTTCTTTATGTCCGTAACTTCGGACACAAAATCGGGGGCGTAGCGTGAGGAATGCGCACACGGCAGGCGCGGGCGCATCTCACAACCTTCAAGGACGAAGACATGTCATCGACACTGACACTCACACCCCGCGAGAAGCGGGCGAGGCGCTACGCCACGAGGCTGGCGCTCATCGCAACCCTCGGCCCCTTCTTCTACGGCTTCGAGGGCATGGTCCTCAACGCCGCTATCAAGGCGGTCGGCACCACCTTCGAGCTCGGCCCCATCCTCCAGGGAGTCGCCGGCGCGGCAGGCGTCATCGGTGGCCTCATCGGCGCGCTCGCCGCAGGACGCATCTCCGACAAGATCGGCCGCAAGACGACCCTCATGTGGGTCGGCCCCTTCCTCCTTTTCGAGGCCCTCCTCGGCCCGATCTCTCCCCTCCTGGGCAGCTTCGGCTACCCATTCCTGCTCGTGACCCGCATCGTCGGCGGCATCGGCTTCGGCGCGGCAACGACGGTCGCCCCCGGCTATGTCGCCGAGATCGCCCCGGCCGACATCCGCGGCCGCCTCATCGGTTTTCGACAGCTGGCCATCATCCTCGGCCTGTTCTTCGCGGGCCTCATTAACACCGGCGTCGTGGCCATCACCGGTGGCGCCGCCCAGCCGGCCTTCGCCGGTCTCATGACCTGGCAGGTCCTCTTCGCCTGCCTCATCATTCCGGCGCTCCTCTTCGTCATTTTCACGGCGACGATCCCCGAGTCGCCGCGCTACCTCGTCTCGGTGGGACGCACGAAGGAGGCCGAGTCGGTGCTCGAGGCGGTCAGCGGCGAAGAGGACCCTTCCGCGCGCGTCGCCGCCATCGCGGACTCCCTGACCGCCACGGGCGGCGCCAAGCTCACGATCGGGCAGATCCTCTCCTCGAAGTGGCGCGGCCTCGTCTTCATCGGTATGGCGATCGCCGCGTTCCAGCAGCTCACCGGCATCAACGGGGTGTTCTTCTACTCCAACTCCCTGTTCGCGGCGGTCGGCTTCACCGAGTCGATGGCCCTGGCCCAGACCCTGCTGATCACGGGCTTCAAGATCGTCGGCGTCGTCACGGGCATCATGCTCGTGGACAAGGTCGGGCGCAAGCGCATGCTCGTCTACGGAGGCACGCTCATCTTCGTGTCCCTGGGCGTCGTTGCTACCGTCTTCACGATCGCTCCCACCGTCGACGGCAAGCCCGACGTCGCCCACTCCCCCGTCCTGGCTTTCCTGGCGGTCGCCGCCCTGTGTACCTTTCTCCTGGGATTCACCTCCTCGTGGGGTCCGATCTTCTCCATCGTCATGGGTGAAATGTTCCCCAACTCGATCCGCGGCGGCGCCATGTCGCTGGCTTCGGGCGCGGATTTCCTCGTCAACTTCCTGGTCGTCCTCCTCTTCCCCTTCCTCATCGGCTGGTCGCCCGCCGGCACCTACTGGATCTACTGCGCCTTCGGCGTCCTGGCCGTCATCTTCACCGCGAAGTACCTGACCGAAACCAGCGGCGCCCAGCTCGAAGACATGGACAAGGTCGTCTCCCAGTAACGCCGAAGCGGCACCACTTCCACTGACGAAAGAGAGAATCCAATGGCTGACACGACGCGGGATATTCCCGATAACGTGCGCAACGTCCTGGTCATCATGACCGACCAGCACCGCACCGACACGATCGGCTGCCTGGGCAACCCGCACGCCCACACCCCCGTCATCGACTCGATGGGCGAATCGGGCTTCGCCTTCACGAATTGCTTCACGCCCACGGCGATTTGCACCCCGGCGCGGGCCTCCCTCATGACGGGTAAGCGCCCGGGCAAGCACCAGGTGCTCGCCAACCCCGAGTGGAACATCGCCTACCAGGTCTCGATCCCCGAGGGCACGTGGACCTACACGCAGGAGCTGCGCGACGCCGGCTACAACGTCGGCATCGTCGGCAAGTACCACTGCGGATACAACCTGCCCGACAAGTTCGGCGCGGACGACGACACCTACTGGGGCGCCGAAAACCCGGTCGCCAACGAGAAGTACGTCGCCTGGCTCCGCGCCAACAACCTCCCGCCCGTGCGCGCCCACGACCTGTGGCGCGGCAAGCTCCCGGGCGGGCGCGACGGCCACATCATCGCCGCCCGCCTCGACCAGCCCGAGGAGGCTACCTTCGAGCGTTTCCTCGCCGACCGCGCGATCGAAAAGCTGCGTGAGTACGCGGCCGACTGGAAGGACTCGGGTCAACCCTTCTGCCTGGACGTGCACTTCTTCGGCCCCCACCTGCCCTACTTCCTGCCCGACGAGTGGTTCGACTTGATCGACCCCGACCTCGTGGAGCTGCCTCAGAACTTCGGCGACTCACTCATCGGCAAGCCCCCAATCCAGCAGAACTACGCCACCTACTGGTCCACCTCCTCGTTCACGAACGAGCAGTGGAGGAAGCTCATCGCGGTCTACTGGGGTTACACAGCCATGATCGACTTCGAGATCGGGCGCATCATGGATGTGGCGCGCGAGCTGGGCATCCTGGAGGACACGGCGGTCTTCTTCTGCGCGGACCACGGGGAGTTCACGGGCTCGCACCGGCTCAACGACAAGGGCCCGATGATGTACGACGACATCTACAACGTGCCCTTCATCGCTCACATCCCCGGCGTCTCAACGGTGGGCCGCTCGGACGCGTTCGTCTCCCTCATCGACCTGCCGGCCACGGTGCTCGACATCGCTGGCCTGGATACCTCCCTCGTGGAGGACGGGCGCTCGATCGTGGACCTCACGCGCGGCGAAGCCGTCGACGGCTGGCGCGAGGACATCGTGTGCGAGTTCCACGGTCACCACTTCCCCCTCCAGCAGCGCATGCTGCGCACGAAGGACTTCAAGCTCGTCATCAACCCCGAGTCGATCAACGAGCTCTACGACCTGCGCCTCGATCCCGCCGAGATGAACAACGTGTACACCGTGCCCGTGTACGACGAGATACGCAAGGAGCTGGCCACGAACCTGTACCTCCAGCTGCGCGAGCGGGGGGACCACTCCTTCGCCAAGTGGATGGCCGCGATGACCGACTTCGAGATCCCGCTGGTCAACACGGCTCGCTCCGACCTCGACGAGGTCACGAGCGACTAGACACGCGCGCGGCGGCGGGAGCCCGCAGGCACATCCGCCGCCGCGCGCGCATGTGGCGTTCGCGCGCGCCGCACCCACTAGACACCTACAGTGATACGTATCATAGACAGGTTGGAACGAGGCCAGGGCGGCGCGCCGCCCGAGGGCCAGCAGACGGGAAGGACGGACATGCACTACCCCACGCGCCACCCCCTTCCCACGCTCGAAGATCGCATCGTGGCGCAGCTGGCGCTCTCCCCCGCGACTCGCTCGCAGCTGTGCGAGGCCCTGGACACCTCCCGCACGAACCTGGGACGGGCACTGTCAACCCTCCTGGACGAGGGATCGGTTGGCGCCGTGCGCTCCAACGTGGCCGGTCGCGGACGCCCCACTCAGCTCCTCGCTCTCAACGCAACGGCGGCGCACGCGGTCGGCCTGCTCATCACGCGCACCTCCTGCGCCGGCGTCATGCTCAACCGGTCGGGGGCTGTCCTGGCGGCCGTCCACATCGTCTCCCACTCATCCCCATCGATGTCCCGCTCGCTCGAACAGACCTGCGAGACCCTGGCCGACAGCGCCGCCGCCCAGGGCATCGACGTGACGCACGTGCGCGCGGTGGGCGTCGGCGCGCCCATTCCGATGGGCCGCAACGCTCGCCTATCCTCAAACGCCTATCCGAGCGTGGAGGAGCTGGCCAGCCTCACGGGCCGCTGGTGGCCCGCGGCCCCGGTGGTGGACAACACGGTGCGCATGGCGGCCCTCGCGGAAGGACTGTGGGGCGCGGGAACCGGCATGTCCTCCTTCATCTACCTGCGCCTGTCGGGGGGTGTGGGCGGCTGCGTCGTGTCCGATTTCCGCCTCGTGGGCGGGGCAACGGGGCTCGCCGGCGAGCTGGGCCACATCACGGTGGCCGGTAACGACGCCCTGTGCGCGTGCGGCAAGCTCGGCTGCCTGGAGACGCTCGCCTCGATTCCCGCCCTGTGCGAGCGCGCCGGAGCACAGGACCTGACGGCGCTGCGCGCCGCCGTGCATGCCGGGGATGAGCGTGCGCTCGGCGCGCTGGAGCGCGCCGCGGCGGCCGTCGGCTACGTGCTCGGGTCGGCCAGCCTTCTCATCAACCCGAGAGCGATCATCCTGGCGGGCGAGATCGTGGACGCGTTCCCCTCCATCAAGGAGGACATCGCCGCCCACATGCGAGCGGAGCTGCTGCCGGTCATGGAGTGGGATATTGACGTGGTCGGGGCATCCCTTGGCCCCCTCGGGGCGGCCCAGGGGTGCGCCTACGTCGCGGCGCACCGCGCGCCGGAAGAAGACGACCGCGAGCGCACGCCCCTGACGTCGGGGTCCGCGGATGAAGGCGACGGCTCATGACTCGTCGGATTCCTTTTTCGGTCGTCACCAAGCCGACGGGGGCGGCCTGCAACCTGGACTGTCAGTATTGTTTTTTCCTGTCGAAGGAGCTGTTGTACGACGCGGGGGCCCAGACCATGTCGGAGGGGACCTTGGAGCGCTACGTGGAGGCGTTCCTTGAGTCGAGTCCCGACGGCGAGGTGACGATGCTGTGGCAGGGCGGGGAACCCACCCTGCGAGGTCTCGGCTTTTTCGAACACCTGATGGAACTATGCGAGCGCTACCGTCGCCCCGCTCAGCGGGTGCGTCACGCTCTGCAGACCAACGGGACGCTGGTGACCGAAGAGTGGGCGCGCTTTTTCGCGGACCACGGCTTCCTGGTGGGCGTGTCGATTGACGGGCCCGCTCCCCTGCATGACGCCTATCGGGTGAACCGCGGCGGGCGCGGCACTCATGCGATGGTGGTGCGCGGCTGGGAGGAGCTCGCGCGCGCGGGGGTTGAGACGAACATCCTGTGCACGGTCAACGCCGCGAATGAGGCGCACGGCTCGCTGGTCTACCGCTATTTCCGTGACGAGCTGGGAGCGCGGTACCTGCAGTTCATTCCCATTGTGGAGCGGGTACGCGCCGCAGACCTGGCCCAGGCTGAGCGTGGCTGGCGCTCCGGTACGTCGGCGTTGTTGTATCGCCAAGACGGGGACTGCGTGACCAGCCGTTCGACCTCGCCGTCTGGTTATGGACGTTTCCTGTGTGAGGTGTTCGACCAGTGGCTGGCCACCGACGTCGGCGAGGTTTTCATCCAGGATGTTGATTCGACCCTGGCGGCCATGTTTGGCTCGGCGTCGGTGTGCGTGCACGCGCGAACGTGTGGGGTGAACATGGCGATGGAGTTCAACGGCGACGTGTACGCGTGTGACCATTGGGTGGAGCCGGACTGGCTGGTGGGGTCGATCTATTCCTCGTCCTTCGCCGATCTGGCGTCTTCTCCCAGGATGGGCGATTTCGCGCGCCTGAAGCCGGATGTGGACGCGCAGTGTCGGGCGTGCCCGCACCTGCGGCTGTGCTGGGGTGGGTGCCCGAAAGACCGTTTCGTCCGACGCGGTGACGGGGCGCACAACTACCTGTGCGAGGGATACCGGGCGTTCTACGAGCACGCCACCCCGGTCCTGCGCGCGATGGGCATGCTGATCGCGGCGGGCAGGCCTGCCTCGGACATCATGGATCCCGCTGTGGCGGCCTCCCTCGGGGTGTGCCTCCCCTCCCCCGCCTCCTCGCCGGCCACGTCCGCGTCCCTAGCCGGGGTGCGGTCGTGATTGTGTCGGCTGTGCTCATCGGCATCGTCGTGGGCGTCGTCGTCGGTTCCCTCGGTGCGGGTGGTGGCATCCTGTCGGTTCCTGTGTTGGTGTACGTATCCGGCTCATCGATGCTCGGTGGGCTTGCGGGTGCTCAGCTCACGACCCGCGTCTCGAATCGCGTCCTCGGCCTCGTGTTTGCGGCGCTCCTCGTGTGCGTGGCCTTCTCGACGCTGGTGGCCACGCTCGCGTAGAGGGCGCGCGAGACGGGTGTCGTCTCGCGCGCCCTCATCGCTCAGCTGGCGGTCGTATCGGATTCCTGGCCGCTCACGTCCTCATCCCCACTGCGGGTGCTACCGGGGCCTCGGCCCCCCTCCGGAGGGCGGCCCGGGCGAGTGCTGCCAGTGTCTCCCTGCTCGCCGCCGGGGCCCCGCTGGCCGTTGCCGGGGCCTTGCTGCTGCCCACCCGGCCCCTGCTGCTGGCCGTCACCTGGCGCCTGGCGACCGCCGGGGCCGACATCACCGTCCTCGTCGCCGTTACTCTGATCGTTGTAGCCGTCCTCGTAGCCCTGCTCGTAGAAGTCCTGACCATCACCCATGACGGCCGCATGCGTGATGATGCCCGCGCCGAAACCGACTGACAGCAGCGCGGCTGCGGCGCCGGCAATAGCTGCGCGCTTGCCCCACGAGGTCTTCTTCGATGCGGGCTCGACTGTCGCGGCACTTGCCGCCACGGCCTCGTCACTGGCCTGGTCGTCGGAAGAAGACTCCGCGACAGGCTCCAGGGGCGTGCCGGCGAACGCATTGCCGGTTTCCTCCTGAGCAACGGGAGGCAACAGCGCCGTTTCCGCCCCAGACGCGTGGGTGGGCAGGACTTCGGTCTGATCCGCGGCCTGCGGCTCCGACTGGGGCAGGATCGAGGTGCGCTCGGTGTCACCCGACAGGTTCTTGTTGTCGTCCGCCATAAGGGACGCTCCTTTCTGCTGATTTGTGCATCATTGCCTCGCAGATTAGGGACGATAATTGAGCGAACGTTATGGCGAAACTGTGAAAACGCTATGAAATGACAGGTGCTGCACATCACTTTTTGGAGTTTGATTCATTTGTCAGCTCACAACTATCCTGCAACGTTCGCCACCCGCCGATCATCCTCAAGAGGTGCCACATGTCCATCAAAACCCTGTCG encodes:
- a CDS encoding ROK family transcriptional regulator, translating into MIRIIDRLERGQGGAPPEGQQTGRTDMHYPTRHPLPTLEDRIVAQLALSPATRSQLCEALDTSRTNLGRALSTLLDEGSVGAVRSNVAGRGRPTQLLALNATAAHAVGLLITRTSCAGVMLNRSGAVLAAVHIVSHSSPSMSRSLEQTCETLADSAAAQGIDVTHVRAVGVGAPIPMGRNARLSSNAYPSVEELASLTGRWWPAAPVVDNTVRMAALAEGLWGAGTGMSSFIYLRLSGGVGGCVVSDFRLVGGATGLAGELGHITVAGNDALCACGKLGCLETLASIPALCERAGAQDLTALRAAVHAGDERALGALERAAAAVGYVLGSASLLINPRAIILAGEIVDAFPSIKEDIAAHMRAELLPVMEWDIDVVGASLGPLGAAQGCAYVAAHRAPEEDDRERTPLTSGSADEGDGS
- a CDS encoding anaerobic sulfatase maturase yields the protein MTRRIPFSVVTKPTGAACNLDCQYCFFLSKELLYDAGAQTMSEGTLERYVEAFLESSPDGEVTMLWQGGEPTLRGLGFFEHLMELCERYRRPAQRVRHALQTNGTLVTEEWARFFADHGFLVGVSIDGPAPLHDAYRVNRGGRGTHAMVVRGWEELARAGVETNILCTVNAANEAHGSLVYRYFRDELGARYLQFIPIVERVRAADLAQAERGWRSGTSALLYRQDGDCVTSRSTSPSGYGRFLCEVFDQWLATDVGEVFIQDVDSTLAAMFGSASVCVHARTCGVNMAMEFNGDVYACDHWVEPDWLVGSIYSSSFADLASSPRMGDFARLKPDVDAQCRACPHLRLCWGGCPKDRFVRRGDGAHNYLCEGYRAFYEHATPVLRAMGMLIAAGRPASDIMDPAVAASLGVCLPSPASSPATSASLAGVRS